A window from Verrucomicrobiota bacterium encodes these proteins:
- a CDS encoding glucose-1-phosphate adenylyltransferase — protein MDNHFPDARRVISLILGGGAGTRLYPLTQERAKPAVPLAGKYRLVDIPISLCINSGLRRIFLLTQYLSSSLHRHVTQSYRFDDYYPKGFIEIMAAAQSRDGDSWYQGTADAVRQNLMHLRTHDHDTVLILSGDQLYRMDYRHILYQHYQKDADITVATIPVSREPARGFGIMHVDDEDRIQHFVEKPKEDSVLDGLQMPRATRERVGVPQEQDLFLASMGIYVFKREVLEDALKVKRHQDFGKHIIPLLISQDKRVYSYVYQGYWEDIGTIRAFYNANLDLTEIIPQFNFFDVVSPIYSRARYLPASKLHNCRVEKVVLADGCILSGADVTHSIIGVRSRLESGVVIRDSIVMGSDYFESPEVTSKNNEHGIPPLGIGEGTQIQGAIVDKNVRIGKNVSITAEGKDIDMDHPLYYVRDGIVIIPKGCIVPDGTVI, from the coding sequence ATGGATAATCATTTCCCTGATGCAAGAAGAGTTATTTCTCTCATTTTAGGAGGGGGTGCGGGGACGCGTTTATACCCTTTAACACAGGAAAGAGCGAAACCAGCAGTCCCTTTAGCAGGCAAATACCGATTAGTGGATATACCTATTAGCCTTTGTATTAATTCTGGGCTAAGAAGAATCTTCTTGTTGACTCAGTATTTGAGTTCTTCATTACATCGACACGTGACACAGAGTTATCGCTTTGATGATTATTATCCAAAGGGTTTCATTGAGATCATGGCCGCTGCGCAGTCGCGTGATGGAGATTCCTGGTACCAAGGCACTGCTGATGCAGTAAGGCAAAATTTGATGCATTTGCGCACACATGATCATGACACGGTGCTTATTTTGTCCGGGGATCAACTTTACCGTATGGATTACCGTCATATCCTCTATCAGCATTACCAAAAGGACGCAGATATTACAGTGGCGACTATTCCGGTGAGCCGTGAGCCTGCCAGAGGTTTTGGTATCATGCATGTAGACGACGAGGATCGGATTCAACATTTCGTGGAAAAGCCCAAGGAGGACTCAGTTTTAGATGGATTACAAATGCCGCGTGCTACTCGTGAACGAGTAGGTGTTCCGCAAGAGCAGGATCTCTTTTTAGCCTCCATGGGGATCTATGTCTTTAAACGTGAAGTGTTGGAGGACGCGCTTAAAGTTAAGCGTCACCAAGATTTTGGTAAACATATTATTCCATTACTCATCAGCCAAGATAAGCGTGTTTATTCATATGTTTATCAAGGTTATTGGGAGGATATTGGTACCATACGGGCCTTCTATAATGCGAATCTAGATCTCACGGAAATTATACCGCAGTTTAATTTTTTTGATGTCGTTTCTCCGATTTATTCTCGGGCCAGATATTTACCAGCTTCTAAGCTACATAACTGCAGAGTGGAAAAGGTAGTCTTAGCTGATGGATGTATTTTATCCGGTGCAGATGTGACACATTCTATTATAGGTGTACGCAGTCGTTTAGAATCAGGGGTTGTTATTAGAGATTCCATTGTGATGGGGTCCGACTATTTTGAAAGCCCTGAAGTTACCAGTAAAAATAATGAGCATGGAATTCCTCCTCTAGGAATTGGTGAAGGTACGCAGATTCAAGGGGCTATTGTAGATAAAAATGTTCGTATTGGTAAGAATGTTTCGATCACTGCAGAGGGCAAAGATATCGATATGGATCATCCTCTATACTACGTTCGTGATGGCATCGTGATTATTCCTAAGGGCTGTATTGTTCCTGATGGAACTGTCATATAA